In Bacillus sp. Cs-700, one genomic interval encodes:
- a CDS encoding lactate utilization protein C, translating into MAIHNREAFLDNLAEQLGRSRKRKVEAPHYSVHPQERVFQGATQEELVEKLEEQCKIIHTSFMRTDLESLGDTLRSVLLNYDVTKVVGAGGSRNEATGLTNFYKEIQLEGYNVHVWDEKKGQENVSFAERAGAGIVFSDITLAESGTVTLFNDRYNGRSISLLPETFIAIVPKSTLVPRMTQASQLIHKEEKKGNLVPSCMSFVTGPSNSADIEMNLIVGVHGPVKATYILVNDI; encoded by the coding sequence ATGGCGATTCATAATCGTGAAGCGTTTTTGGACAATCTGGCAGAGCAGCTTGGGCGATCACGAAAAAGGAAAGTAGAAGCTCCTCATTATTCCGTTCATCCGCAGGAGCGTGTATTTCAAGGAGCAACGCAAGAGGAGCTCGTCGAGAAATTGGAGGAACAGTGTAAAATCATTCATACGTCTTTTATGAGAACGGATTTGGAGAGCCTAGGAGATACGTTACGCTCTGTCCTCCTAAACTATGATGTAACGAAAGTAGTCGGTGCAGGTGGATCAAGGAATGAAGCAACCGGCTTAACAAATTTCTATAAAGAAATACAATTGGAGGGCTATAACGTTCATGTTTGGGATGAAAAGAAAGGGCAAGAAAATGTGTCGTTTGCTGAACGAGCAGGGGCGGGGATTGTCTTTAGTGATATCACGCTAGCTGAATCTGGAACCGTGACGTTGTTTAACGACCGGTATAATGGTCGGTCAATTAGCTTACTACCAGAAACATTCATTGCGATTGTCCCAAAGAGTACGCTCGTGCCTCGAATGACGCAAGCGAGTCAACTGATTCATAAGGAAGAGAAAAAAGGGAATCTTGTTCCCTCCTGCATGAGCTTTGTAACGGGTCCAAGCAACAGTGCTGACATTGAAATGAATTTAATTGTCGGAGTTCATGGTCCAGTGAAAGCGACCTATATTCTAGTGAATGATATATGA
- a CDS encoding ATP-binding protein: MMFIKRLEVEGFRGFIEKQVFNLGQSKVIILFGPNGHGKTSFFDALEWGLTGRLHRYDTSNDERNRSKFIANQTKKSSIPKVKLVLRNSDEKDITIIRTGEKNKGNSTDYGKSVLEIINENGIQVNDPEDYLTKLIVNTEWLQKVNLNNINRMYNLTHNLGQEKITHFINDTKDGERYNSLSEMLGTDYFREYEIKFKNVKEKINNEIEERKSYLKEIENKKGLVDKEIELLQNQMDHQNVSENDIENLLKKSLMTVLIQT, encoded by the coding sequence ATGATGTTTATAAAACGGTTGGAAGTTGAAGGTTTTCGAGGTTTTATTGAAAAGCAGGTTTTTAATTTAGGGCAATCCAAAGTCATTATTCTCTTTGGACCAAATGGGCACGGAAAAACCTCATTCTTTGATGCTTTGGAATGGGGGTTAACTGGAAGGCTCCATAGGTATGATACATCAAATGATGAGCGAAACCGTTCAAAGTTCATCGCTAATCAGACAAAGAAGAGTTCTATTCCGAAAGTGAAGCTAGTATTAAGAAATAGTGATGAAAAAGATATTACTATTATAAGAACTGGAGAAAAAAATAAGGGTAATTCGACTGATTATGGTAAGAGTGTTCTCGAGATAATTAATGAAAATGGTATTCAAGTTAATGACCCTGAGGATTATTTAACAAAATTAATTGTAAATACTGAGTGGTTACAAAAAGTAAACCTTAATAATATCAATAGGATGTATAACTTAACTCATAATTTGGGACAAGAGAAGATAACACATTTTATTAACGATACAAAAGATGGAGAACGATATAACTCACTATCAGAAATGTTAGGTACTGATTACTTTAGAGAATATGAAATTAAATTTAAGAATGTCAAGGAAAAAATCAATAATGAAATTGAAGAGAGAAAGAGCTATCTAAAGGAGATAGAAAACAAAAAGGGTTTAGTAGACAAGGAAATCGAGTTGTTACAAAATCAGATGGATCATCAGAATGTATCTGAAAACGATATTGAAAATTTACTAAAAAAAAGTTTAATGACTGTGTTAATTCAAACTTAA
- a CDS encoding ABC-three component system protein — protein MHKKLSVKITIKEDDATLSIGSGCIYNPGETDYMYVFTAKHCLVGKKGELEASLSKEKIKIQRQEHVNKECYLEIIDYFLHPNDTHDLAIVLVKPIDDVPTVKVSTVENNLIGEFYGFPSPMPEGVGLGFKITDKLLDKQTKMFQIRTEDTLDTYLSGAATNCQGFSGSGVYSIKNGSTELIGIITKIASKDVAFSRLDAESVEKLNEILQYVQLPTIEVETPKPPIQIQLDNYLPRFNSRIARIRSEDFKELINKSMEEVYGALVSMNELELKEFLSKYYHPRAGYEREVIISQGLGELWELLTYINCNAERWKLTNYDISNLEIIYEETKEFVNLIFSLDRFSIPFITLQLGLELASSPYKKIIFENLWIIDNFHNIYDDENICLNCGNGKNYPFDNLLKDFSELNETGLLKGIEPKNNTFEELGNIKILCANCIRKSGMDFLIKNNQLVNIERASQ, from the coding sequence GTGCATAAAAAATTATCCGTTAAAATAACTATAAAAGAAGATGATGCCACACTCTCTATTGGGAGTGGGTGTATATATAATCCAGGTGAAACGGATTATATGTATGTTTTTACAGCCAAACATTGTTTAGTAGGTAAAAAAGGCGAGCTGGAAGCTTCTTTATCAAAGGAAAAAATAAAGATTCAAAGGCAGGAACATGTTAATAAAGAATGTTACCTAGAAATAATAGATTATTTTCTACACCCAAATGATACCCATGATTTGGCGATAGTATTGGTTAAACCTATTGATGATGTTCCTACAGTGAAAGTTAGCACTGTGGAAAATAATCTGATTGGAGAATTTTATGGTTTTCCTAGTCCAATGCCAGAAGGAGTGGGGTTAGGTTTTAAAATTACAGATAAATTACTGGATAAGCAAACTAAGATGTTTCAAATAAGAACCGAGGATACCCTTGATACATATTTAAGTGGAGCTGCTACCAATTGTCAGGGCTTCTCTGGATCAGGGGTTTATAGTATAAAAAATGGATCTACTGAACTTATAGGTATTATAACAAAAATAGCTTCTAAAGATGTGGCATTTTCAAGGCTAGATGCTGAAAGTGTTGAGAAACTAAATGAAATATTACAATATGTGCAACTTCCAACTATAGAGGTGGAGACCCCTAAACCACCCATACAAATTCAACTGGATAATTACTTACCTCGTTTCAATAGTAGAATTGCAAGAATTAGGAGTGAAGATTTTAAAGAGTTAATAAATAAATCAATGGAAGAGGTATATGGAGCACTTGTTAGTATGAATGAATTAGAACTAAAGGAATTCCTATCCAAATATTATCACCCTCGTGCAGGATATGAAAGAGAAGTAATCATCTCACAGGGGCTTGGAGAGCTATGGGAATTATTAACTTATATAAATTGTAATGCTGAAAGGTGGAAATTAACTAACTATGATATATCTAATTTAGAGATTATATATGAAGAAACTAAGGAATTTGTTAATTTGATATTCTCATTGGATAGGTTTTCGATACCTTTCATTACATTGCAATTAGGGTTAGAGCTGGCATCGTCTCCTTATAAAAAAATAATATTTGAAAATCTCTGGATAATAGATAATTTTCATAACATTTATGACGATGAAAATATCTGTCTTAATTGTGGTAATGGAAAAAATTATCCTTTTGATAACTTGTTAAAAGATTTTAGTGAATTAAATGAAACTGGATTACTCAAAGGTATTGAACCAAAGAATAATACATTTGAAGAATTAGGAAATATAAAAATATTATGTGCTAATTGTATCAGAAAATCAGGTATGGACTTTCTAATTAAGAATAACCAATTAGTAAATATAGAGAGGGCTAGTCAATGA
- a CDS encoding L-lactate permease — MQIVIVAFLFGALIEGAAGFGTPAALTGPLLVALGFTPMAAAAIALIADSSAGFMVLSVRQFKWGLVIYQTQVYLFIKISVSNCFFDLFAGTFIPFILVVVLTVFFW; from the coding sequence GTGCAAATTGTTATTGTGGCTTTTTTATTTGGGGCATTAATCGAGGGTGCTGCAGGATTTGGTACTCCAGCGGCGCTCACCGGACCGCTGTTAGTAGCGTTAGGTTTTACCCCAATGGCAGCAGCGGCAATTGCTCTCATTGCAGATAGTTCAGCGGGATTTATGGTGCTGTCGGTACGCCAATTCAAGTGGGGCTTAGTAATCTACCAGACGCAGGTTTATCTTTTTATCAAGATATCGGTGTCAAATTGCTTTTTCGATTTATTTGCCGGTACTTTCATTCCGTTTATATTAGTCGTTGTTCTAACTGTGTTTTTTTGGTAA
- a CDS encoding FadR/GntR family transcriptional regulator produces MEYKPIRSKKIYEQVADSLLESLKNGTLKSGDKLDSVEVLAKNFNVGRSAIRESLSALRAMGILEMRQGEGTYVKSFEASRFSLPVSVAFLMKSEDLKELLEVRKILEVGAAGSAASSHKNEDLFPMKDALRKMEEAKGSGEIGEQADLAFHMALVKASHNQMLINLMNSVSEIMMQAMRETRKLLHTPEGTERLLQEHQRILDAIETRKEDKAREAMLAHLNNVEESLANFMK; encoded by the coding sequence GTGGAATATAAACCGATTCGATCGAAAAAAATCTATGAGCAAGTCGCAGATTCTCTACTCGAATCGCTGAAAAATGGAACATTGAAGTCAGGAGATAAACTTGATAGCGTGGAAGTTTTGGCGAAAAACTTTAATGTCGGAAGGTCGGCTATTCGAGAGTCATTAAGTGCGCTTCGTGCAATGGGTATTCTTGAAATGCGACAGGGAGAAGGGACATATGTGAAGTCCTTTGAAGCCTCGCGTTTTTCGCTACCTGTATCCGTCGCATTTTTGATGAAGTCAGAGGATCTGAAGGAACTATTGGAAGTACGAAAGATTTTAGAGGTTGGCGCAGCGGGATCGGCAGCTTCGTCACATAAAAATGAAGATTTGTTTCCGATGAAAGACGCCCTTAGGAAAATGGAAGAGGCAAAGGGAAGTGGTGAGATTGGGGAACAGGCTGATTTAGCGTTTCATATGGCATTAGTGAAAGCGAGTCACAATCAAATGCTGATTAACTTAATGAACAGTGTTTCTGAAATTATGATGCAGGCGATGCGAGAAACGCGTAAATTGCTGCATACTCCGGAAGGGACAGAACGCTTGTTACAAGAACATCAAAGAATATTAGATGCAATCGAAACTCGTAAAGAGGATAAAGCTCGAGAAGCAATGTTAGCACATCTTAACAATGTAGAAGAGTCGTTAGCTAATTTTATGAAGTGA
- a CDS encoding LutB/LldF family L-lactate oxidation iron-sulfur protein — protein MSIKIVHKPYAERIQDGLNNSFMRKAVSSAQGRFRSGRLKAAEELGDWEDWRTLGEEIRSHTMENLDYYLHQLSEQVEKRGGTVFFAETAEEANEYIQEIAKKKQAKKVVKSKSMVTEEIGLNAALEQSGCEVVESDLGEWILQLDEDPPSHIVTPALHKNKEQIRETFMKKKGYTGSDDPVELAAFAREQLRQDFLKADIGITGCNFAVAESGAITLVTNEGNARMVTSLPDTQISVMGMERIVPTWEDLEVVVSLLTRAAVGQKLTSYITALTGTRLENEVDGPEDFHLVIVDNGRSKILGTEFQSALHCIRCAACINACPVYRHVGGHSYGSIYPGPIGAVLTPLLDGYDDHKDLPYASTLCAACTEACPVKIPLHEHLIRHREIIVEREKMTTRAEKMMMMGFAKWASTPAAYKLSTKMARTTLKPWTKEEYIEKGPGPMKGWTEQRDFPAPPKERFRDWYHKREKGVISNGDS, from the coding sequence ATGAGTATTAAAATTGTTCATAAACCTTATGCTGAACGAATTCAAGATGGTCTTAATAATTCCTTTATGAGAAAGGCTGTTTCTAGTGCTCAAGGACGATTTCGTTCAGGACGTTTAAAAGCAGCGGAAGAATTGGGGGACTGGGAGGATTGGAGAACCCTTGGTGAAGAGATTCGTTCTCATACGATGGAAAACCTGGATTATTATTTGCATCAATTAAGTGAGCAGGTGGAAAAACGTGGTGGAACCGTTTTTTTTGCAGAAACTGCGGAAGAAGCGAACGAGTATATTCAGGAAATCGCGAAGAAAAAACAAGCGAAGAAAGTCGTTAAATCCAAATCAATGGTGACAGAAGAAATTGGATTGAATGCGGCTCTTGAACAAAGTGGATGTGAGGTAGTTGAATCGGACCTTGGTGAGTGGATTTTACAATTGGATGAAGATCCTCCTTCTCATATCGTGACCCCAGCGCTTCATAAAAATAAAGAGCAAATTCGCGAAACATTTATGAAGAAGAAAGGCTATACTGGTTCGGATGATCCTGTTGAGCTCGCCGCTTTTGCTCGGGAACAATTGCGCCAGGATTTTCTAAAAGCAGATATTGGGATCACGGGGTGTAACTTTGCGGTTGCGGAATCTGGAGCAATCACGCTTGTTACAAATGAAGGGAATGCGAGAATGGTAACGTCTCTTCCTGATACCCAAATATCTGTCATGGGCATGGAGCGAATTGTGCCAACTTGGGAGGACTTAGAAGTTGTGGTGAGTTTGTTAACGCGTGCTGCTGTAGGGCAAAAGCTTACGAGCTATATTACAGCATTAACTGGAACGCGGCTTGAAAATGAAGTAGACGGTCCGGAAGATTTTCACCTTGTGATTGTAGATAATGGACGATCGAAAATACTTGGGACGGAATTTCAATCAGCTCTCCATTGCATTCGCTGTGCTGCCTGCATTAATGCTTGTCCCGTCTATCGTCACGTTGGTGGTCATTCATATGGATCGATTTATCCAGGGCCGATCGGAGCTGTACTTACCCCCTTGCTGGACGGGTACGACGATCACAAGGATCTTCCATATGCTTCGACTTTGTGTGCGGCATGTACGGAAGCATGTCCTGTCAAAATTCCGCTTCATGAGCATTTAATCAGACATCGCGAAATCATTGTGGAACGCGAAAAAATGACGACCAGAGCGGAAAAAATGATGATGATGGGTTTTGCGAAGTGGGCTTCCACTCCTGCCGCATATAAGCTATCGACGAAAATGGCAAGAACGACGCTAAAACCATGGACGAAAGAGGAATATATCGAAAAAGGACCGGGGCCGATGAAAGGCTGGACAGAGCAACGTGATTTTCCCGCGCCACCGAAAGAGCGCTTCAGGGACTGGTATCACAAACGAGAGAAAGGTGTGATCAGTAATGGCGATTCATAA
- a CDS encoding ABC-three component system middle component 1 encodes MNKLNDLFLEYNEFKLIKKEWQFLDSVYVSHKSIFGLKHFDTLDQLMNEWERSQTEFASRVQGRLKNNYDGYRWDMYLIMYVNEDINPLDRKYIENDRLYFRKIVISKSEIIEERLPFKLTYNESFDTFLFGHQHFLTNLKEQLPAEVTNRLDEGFFEIANQLSEEQIFSIIVRKLGE; translated from the coding sequence ATGAATAAATTAAACGATTTATTTTTAGAGTATAATGAATTCAAGTTAATAAAAAAGGAATGGCAATTTCTCGACAGTGTGTATGTTTCTCACAAGAGTATATTTGGTTTAAAGCACTTTGATACACTAGACCAATTAATGAATGAATGGGAAAGGTCTCAAACGGAATTTGCTTCAAGAGTGCAAGGGAGATTAAAGAATAATTATGATGGTTATCGTTGGGATATGTATTTGATTATGTATGTTAATGAAGATATAAATCCATTAGATAGAAAATACATAGAAAATGATAGGTTGTATTTTAGGAAAATCGTAATCTCTAAAAGTGAAATAATTGAGGAGAGATTGCCGTTCAAATTAACATACAATGAATCTTTTGATACTTTTTTATTTGGTCACCAACATTTCCTTACCAATTTAAAAGAACAATTACCTGCAGAAGTAACTAATAGATTAGATGAAGGCTTCTTTGAAATAGCTAATCAACTATCAGAAGAACAGATTTTCAGTATAATTGTAAGAAAGTTGGGTGAATGA
- a CDS encoding L-lactate permease, which translates to MDIINRNYLYVIGLSLCCFVRSRVVAILASLTGLVVATLTAKKGFLIPKSSWQEALQEGFVIDEKGSKMGLASAWSPYLIIVALLLLTRIVPVVKDFTLRWVDLTWSNILGVEGITSKWQVLYSPGTVLVLATILAVLIQRKSFRNFSAAAKESILSMKDAALALIATLALVQVFTNSGMNMNDLISMPQYIAQTLASGFGSMWVLAAPFLGELGAFITGSATVSTLTFSPIQYSIAKETGLAKDTILSLQVIGAAAGNMICVHNVVAAGTVVGLSGKEGDIIRKTILPALLYGLLVGVAALLLTVLF; encoded by the coding sequence TTGGACATTATTAATCGGAATTACTTATACGTCATCGGCTTATCTCTATGCTGTTTTGTTCGGTCACGAGTTGTTGCTATCTTAGCTTCCCTTACCGGGTTAGTCGTAGCGACACTCACTGCAAAGAAAGGTTTCTTGATTCCGAAATCTTCATGGCAAGAAGCACTTCAAGAAGGTTTTGTTATAGACGAAAAAGGCTCAAAGATGGGATTAGCATCAGCCTGGTCTCCTTACTTGATTATTGTTGCGCTATTGTTATTGACTCGAATTGTACCTGTTGTAAAAGACTTCACGTTACGTTGGGTGGACTTGACGTGGTCGAATATTTTAGGTGTTGAAGGCATTACTTCCAAGTGGCAAGTATTGTATTCACCGGGAACTGTGCTCGTGCTTGCAACGATTTTAGCGGTACTCATTCAACGAAAATCATTCCGGAATTTTTCAGCTGCTGCAAAGGAATCGATCCTATCGATGAAAGATGCAGCGTTAGCTTTAATCGCCACACTGGCTCTTGTGCAAGTATTTACAAATTCAGGAATGAATATGAACGATCTGATTAGCATGCCTCAATACATAGCTCAAACCCTGGCGAGTGGGTTTGGTTCCATGTGGGTGCTCGCTGCTCCATTTCTTGGAGAATTGGGAGCGTTTATTACTGGGAGTGCGACAGTATCGACACTCACGTTTTCTCCCATTCAATATAGCATTGCGAAAGAGACGGGACTCGCAAAGGATACAATTCTATCGCTTCAAGTTATTGGGGCTGCCGCTGGTAATATGATTTGTGTTCATAACGTTGTTGCAGCAGGAACTGTGGTTGGGCTTTCTGGAAAAGAGGGAGATATTATTCGGAAAACGATTTTACCAGCTTTGCTATACGGACTTCTCGTTGGGGTAGCTGCTTTACTCTTGACAGTGCTGTTTTAA
- a CDS encoding MBL fold metallo-hydrolase — protein MSIKIKALPANDGDCFIITFGEGKKIYNILVDGGSTTRNSLRKLKLELQSIKELNQCIDLLIVTHIDKDHIEGILKIFELDIYKSLIKKVWFNSGRNIANFFNTIQTSERDIPILLGNDIKIGIEQGNSLEKELIKQNLVTEEVIIQGKKFNLDEATLHILSPSINNLKSLNEIWEVELEEGNSDLQVSVSEKLNDYNETIKVLSDRKFFEDRSKVNASSITFLLEYKDKKILMLGDAPPSIIIEGLMKLNYNSQKKIYIDLMKVSHHGSRKNTSTDLLDLIDCSRYLISTNGGKVKRLLPDKECLSRIISNNEERKVEFYFNYPVFGNIFSDEEIEVYGIDCYDISIEPIDYIVEV, from the coding sequence ATGAGTATAAAGATAAAAGCATTACCTGCTAATGATGGAGATTGTTTCATCATTACTTTCGGAGAAGGAAAAAAAATATACAATATCCTTGTTGATGGAGGTAGTACTACTAGAAATTCACTAAGGAAGTTAAAGCTAGAATTACAATCGATAAAAGAATTGAATCAATGTATAGATTTATTAATAGTTACTCATATAGATAAAGATCATATAGAAGGTATCTTAAAAATTTTTGAACTTGATATTTATAAAAGTTTAATAAAAAAGGTTTGGTTTAATTCAGGAAGGAATATAGCTAACTTCTTCAACACCATTCAAACAAGTGAAAGAGACATTCCAATTTTATTAGGTAATGACATAAAAATAGGAATTGAACAAGGTAATAGCTTAGAAAAGGAGCTTATTAAACAAAATTTAGTAACAGAAGAAGTTATCATTCAGGGAAAGAAATTTAATCTAGATGAGGCGACATTACATATATTGTCACCCAGTATTAATAATCTCAAATCACTAAATGAAATTTGGGAAGTTGAATTAGAAGAAGGAAATTCTGATTTGCAAGTCTCTGTATCTGAAAAACTGAATGATTATAATGAAACTATTAAAGTTTTAAGTGATCGGAAGTTTTTTGAAGATAGATCAAAAGTTAACGCAAGTAGTATTACATTTCTGCTTGAATATAAAGATAAAAAGATACTTATGTTAGGAGATGCACCACCTTCCATCATTATAGAAGGATTAATGAAATTAAACTATAATTCTCAAAAAAAAATATATATAGATCTAATGAAAGTATCACATCATGGTAGTAGGAAAAACACAAGTACTGATTTGCTTGATTTAATTGATTGTAGTAGATACTTAATTAGTACAAATGGTGGGAAAGTTAAAAGGTTGTTACCTGATAAAGAATGCTTGTCTAGAATTATCTCTAATAATGAGGAAAGGAAAGTAGAATTCTATTTCAATTATCCGGTTTTTGGAAATATTTTTTCCGATGAAGAAATCGAGGTGTATGGTATTGATTGCTATGATATTTCTATAGAACCTATTGATTACATAGTGGAGGTATAG
- a CDS encoding (Fe-S)-binding protein — MKVSLFITCLCDTFTPDVGKDTVELLERFGCEVDFPAGQTCCGQPAYNSGYKSESVKAMKQMIKAFESSEYVVGPSGSCVQMLKEYPKVLAEEPEWDDRARKLSDKTFELTQFLVDVLKVKDVGSTFTGTATYHPSCHMTRLLGVKDAPRILLENVKGLHLIDLPMKEDCCGFGGTFAVKNSHISGQMVQEKAEHIEETHADYLIGGDMGCVMNMGGRLRRNGQEVKCLHIAQVLNTQ, encoded by the coding sequence ATGAAAGTATCATTATTTATTACTTGTTTATGTGACACATTCACACCAGATGTTGGAAAGGATACGGTGGAACTGTTAGAGCGCTTTGGATGTGAAGTCGATTTTCCAGCTGGACAGACGTGCTGTGGACAACCTGCTTATAACAGTGGGTACAAGAGTGAGTCGGTCAAAGCGATGAAGCAAATGATCAAGGCTTTTGAATCATCCGAGTATGTCGTTGGCCCTTCAGGATCTTGCGTACAGATGTTGAAAGAATACCCGAAAGTATTGGCAGAGGAACCGGAGTGGGATGATAGAGCACGTAAACTATCGGATAAAACGTTTGAATTAACACAGTTTTTGGTTGATGTGCTAAAAGTAAAAGACGTAGGCTCTACATTTACGGGAACGGCAACGTATCATCCATCGTGTCATATGACGCGTTTGTTAGGCGTTAAGGACGCTCCAAGAATTTTATTAGAAAATGTAAAGGGTCTACATCTTATTGACCTTCCAATGAAAGAGGACTGCTGTGGATTTGGCGGAACATTCGCCGTAAAAAATTCGCACATATCCGGACAGATGGTGCAAGAGAAAGCTGAGCATATTGAAGAAACGCATGCTGACTACTTAATTGGTGGCGATATGGGTTGCGTCATGAATATGGGTGGTCGGTTACGAAGAAATGGGCAGGAAGTAAAGTGTCTTCATATCGCACAAGTATTGAACACTCAGTGA
- a CDS encoding MFS transporter → MALKENVLEQNEHIAQVDSIFRNKNFLLLWGAAFLSSFGISFFLFSESWYIVNVLNLEASLGLIYIASSIPRLLFMVISGTVADRMSKTKMMFLSDFSRGILLVGLVLWFIFGDVTLWTFVGVAFFFGILDAFFWAAESAVIPSIIRKVNLTRGNSIIQMTNQSSFIIAPMLAGLLIAFGSYELVFTITAIMLFLGSMLIYLMKIPKREVEQETNEQSFFETFKEGLLYVKGSRVLVVVVLTTVFMNLFLVGPMSMGLPLFVKSILDGDAMTFSLLEAGAAVGMLIGSIVVGVLNLTKRRGKIALLTLIASGLAFIGLSFSSVLWVSILMLVLFGACLSASNIPFISAIQGMIDEKVLGRVMGLISLASMGLIPVSYAMTALLLSTGIGINHIMAGGAVLVVLYACFVYIKFHELRNVD, encoded by the coding sequence ATGGCATTAAAAGAGAACGTTCTTGAACAAAATGAACACATTGCGCAAGTCGATTCTATTTTTAGAAACAAAAACTTTCTTCTCTTGTGGGGAGCGGCGTTTTTATCAAGTTTTGGGATTTCCTTTTTTCTTTTTTCGGAAAGCTGGTATATCGTCAACGTGTTAAATCTTGAAGCTTCATTAGGACTAATTTATATTGCATCAAGCATTCCTAGATTATTGTTTATGGTTATAAGCGGAACAGTTGCCGATCGGATGAGTAAAACAAAAATGATGTTTCTATCTGATTTTTCGAGAGGGATTTTGCTTGTTGGTCTTGTTCTTTGGTTTATCTTCGGCGATGTGACATTGTGGACGTTTGTCGGGGTTGCTTTTTTCTTTGGTATTCTTGATGCATTTTTCTGGGCAGCAGAAAGTGCCGTGATTCCATCCATTATTCGGAAAGTAAACCTTACGAGAGGTAATTCCATTATCCAAATGACAAACCAGTCTTCTTTTATCATTGCTCCCATGCTAGCTGGGTTATTAATCGCGTTCGGCAGCTATGAACTTGTCTTTACGATAACAGCGATCATGCTGTTTCTTGGTAGTATGCTAATCTACTTGATGAAGATTCCAAAGCGAGAAGTAGAGCAGGAGACGAATGAACAATCTTTTTTCGAGACTTTTAAAGAAGGGCTTCTTTATGTAAAGGGATCAAGAGTTTTAGTCGTAGTCGTGCTAACAACCGTTTTTATGAATTTATTTCTTGTTGGTCCCATGTCGATGGGTCTTCCCCTTTTTGTGAAATCCATTCTGGATGGGGATGCAATGACGTTTAGTTTGCTAGAAGCAGGAGCGGCTGTTGGGATGTTGATCGGCTCCATTGTCGTTGGCGTTCTTAATTTAACGAAAAGACGTGGGAAAATTGCGCTACTTACTCTTATTGCTTCAGGTCTTGCTTTTATTGGTCTAAGTTTCTCGTCAGTGCTATGGGTGAGTATTCTTATGCTGGTGCTGTTTGGTGCATGTCTTTCTGCAAGCAATATCCCTTTTATATCTGCGATACAAGGTATGATTGACGAGAAGGTACTAGGACGAGTCATGGGGTTGATCTCTCTTGCTTCGATGGGGCTTATCCCGGTCAGCTATGCAATGACTGCCCTTTTGCTTTCTACAGGCATTGGGATTAATCACATTATGGCAGGTGGGGCTGTATTAGTTGTTTTGTATGCCTGCTTTGTCTATATAAAGTTCCATGAGTTAAGAAATGTTGATTAA